In Pirellulales bacterium, the following proteins share a genomic window:
- a CDS encoding DUF1501 domain-containing protein, whose product MPSRERGMHAFATNGYAMLNILGSRRNLCGGLTRRDWLRVGGLGLAGLTLPDVLRLQDASAETAATRGGTFGKAKSIILVHLYGSPSQLETFDPKPNAPVEIRGELNHIASNVPGLDVCELLPKSAQVMDRCAVIRSMTHPYPLHGVAFALTGVPAIDAPMELSPRDPRHWPFFGSVVDYVDSHAPGKPRSTEIPANIALPWHMSTRRVGEVPRAGPYAAFLGGEYNPVWTDFIGQATRSLIKTLGQQTYTDNDPYIGVSSDSYFVVPSATSLEGDITLDRLNRRRSLVEQFDQMRSHLTETASGRQLDRYREMTYGLLQSSRLRTALDVRLEAAETRELYGDTLFGIGCLAARRLVEAGGRVVTLFWDEYGLAGSGWDTHWNHYPRMRQELCPGFDQGWHALVTDLDRRGLLDEVLVVCTSEHGRTPRINKANGGGRDHWSRAYSTVLAGAGVKRGHVLGATDKHGGDVAQRPVSPKDLLATMYHLLGIDHHLIVRDALGRPLPLVEGEVVGELLV is encoded by the coding sequence GCTCAACATCCTCGGTTCCCGCCGGAATCTCTGTGGGGGTCTCACGCGCCGCGATTGGCTGCGCGTGGGCGGCCTCGGCCTGGCAGGACTGACCTTGCCAGACGTGTTGCGGCTGCAAGACGCCTCGGCCGAGACGGCGGCCACGCGCGGCGGCACGTTCGGCAAAGCCAAGAGCATTATTCTCGTCCATCTCTACGGCTCTCCCAGCCAACTGGAGACCTTCGACCCCAAGCCGAACGCGCCGGTCGAAATCCGCGGCGAGCTGAACCACATCGCCTCGAACGTGCCGGGGCTCGACGTCTGCGAGCTGTTGCCCAAGTCGGCCCAGGTGATGGACCGCTGCGCGGTCATTCGCTCGATGACCCACCCTTATCCGTTGCACGGCGTGGCGTTCGCCTTGACGGGCGTGCCCGCCATCGACGCGCCGATGGAGCTCAGTCCCCGCGATCCGCGGCATTGGCCGTTCTTCGGCTCGGTGGTCGATTACGTCGATTCGCACGCGCCGGGCAAGCCGCGCTCGACGGAGATTCCCGCCAACATCGCCTTGCCCTGGCACATGAGCACCCGCCGCGTGGGCGAGGTGCCGCGGGCGGGGCCGTACGCCGCGTTTCTGGGCGGCGAATACAACCCGGTCTGGACCGACTTCATCGGCCAGGCCACCCGCTCGCTCATCAAGACGCTCGGCCAGCAGACGTATACCGACAACGACCCGTACATCGGTGTCTCGTCCGACAGTTATTTTGTCGTCCCTTCGGCGACGAGCCTGGAGGGCGACATCACGCTCGACCGGCTCAACCGCCGCCGCTCGCTGGTCGAGCAGTTCGACCAGATGCGCAGCCACCTCACCGAGACGGCCAGCGGGCGGCAGTTGGACCGTTACCGCGAAATGACCTACGGACTTTTGCAATCGAGCCGGCTTCGCACCGCGCTCGACGTACGGCTGGAAGCGGCCGAGACGCGCGAGCTTTACGGCGACACGCTGTTCGGCATCGGCTGCCTGGCCGCCCGGCGGTTGGTGGAGGCGGGCGGGCGCGTGGTGACGCTGTTCTGGGACGAATACGGGCTGGCCGGCAGCGGCTGGGACACGCACTGGAACCATTATCCGCGGATGCGGCAGGAGTTGTGCCCCGGCTTCGACCAAGGCTGGCACGCTCTGGTGACCGATCTCGATCGCCGCGGCCTGCTGGATGAAGTGCTGGTCGTTTGCACCAGCGAGCACGGCCGCACGCCGCGAATCAACAAAGCCAACGGCGGCGGCCGCGATCACTGGTCGCGGGCCTATTCGACGGTGCTGGCCGGGGCCGGCGTCAAGCGCGGCCACGTGCTGGGCGCCACCGACAAGCACGGCGGCGACGTCGCTCAGCGGCCCGTCAGCCCCAAGGATCTGCTGGCCACGATGTACCATCTGCTGGGCATCGATCATCACCTCATCGTCCGCGACGCGCTCGGCCGCCCGCTGCCGTTGGTTGAAGGTGAGGTGGTCGGCGAGTTGCTCGTGTGA